One window of Triticum dicoccoides isolate Atlit2015 ecotype Zavitan chromosome 5A, WEW_v2.0, whole genome shotgun sequence genomic DNA carries:
- the LOC119299994 gene encoding uncharacterized protein LOC119299994 has product MPPLLTFSSPAQSLAVPAPSRARLRVAASAVVGATGQATNDFPSFLPSAVESIRDGAAIRLAKRIQRVPVQTGFSTSPILSSCVRPLNQQQSSDPVLLLYGFDSWGHLLWGHYLPVEALKWFHVVRPSVGMYHALDAPPPRWVYFV; this is encoded by the exons ATGCCGCCGCTCCTCACCTTCTCCTCGCCGGCGCAGTCGCTCGCAGTCCCAGCGCCGTCCAGGGCCCGGTTGAGGGTCGCTGCTTCCGCCGTCGTTGGTGCCACCGGCCAAGCCACCAACGACTTCCCGTCGTTCCTTCCCAGCGCGGTCGAGAGCATCCGCGACGGTGCCGCCATCCGCCTCGCCAAGCGAATCCAGCGCGTGCCCGTCCAG ACCGGCTTCTCCACGAGCCCGATACTGAGCAGCTGCGTGAGGCCACTCAATCAGCAGCAGAGCAGTGACCCGGTCCTGCTGCTCTATGGCTTCGACAG TTGGGGGCACCTTCTGTGGGGTCACTACCTGCCCGTGGAAGCGCTCAAGTGGTTCCACGTGGTGCGCCCCAGCGTCGGCATGTATCACGCGCTGGACGCACCCCCACCGAGATGG GTGTACTTTGTGTGA